The genome window caaaaattactgtttttagTCTAACGGCTTACAAGAACTCTTCCGATGCAAACGTATCTAGTCTACTGAGGGAGGACTCCGTGAATCCTGCAAAGAAAGTACTCATTTTGATTTCCATGAAGCTTGCGAAACGACTGCTCAACCTGAATCCGTAAATTTCGAAGCATCTTCGCCCCTACTATCATTCTGTAAAAGATCGTACTCTCAAGTGTACGATCTATCACCGTCTCCAACAGGAAATTCTTTGGCTCCTGCTTGCTCACTTTCTGCCATTGATGATTTCGAAGTCTTCGTcagtagaaaaataaaatatttggatGATTATCGTGACTCAGCGATTGTTAAACTTCACAACAATTCGGATCACAAACTTCAGTTTGAATGCCGGATCGACTGTGATGACTTCGGTGTTGGACCGTCTGATGGTTGTATTGAGTCGTCATCCACCACAAGGTTGAAAGTCCTCCAGGGAATGgcacattgaaaatttattatacAGTTTTAGATGGTGCAATGTTGTTGACAATTTaatgttgttgaaaatttaattcttacattgaaaaatttcgtacTGTAGTGAAAGAGCTATGTTGGCaaaccgtagtaaaagagattccgtagtaaaagagatgttgtagtaaaagatcaagtagtaaagtattatcgaaaaaatacgatcgcacaattttctcataatttatttttgatctaccttgttGACTAGGCTCCTCCCCTTCCTTCGACAAGACAGccacaacaaaataacaacggCAACAAGATTGGGGGTGGAGTCAAGTTcaacaggtagatcaaaaataaattataagaCGCTGTAGTcaaatttgatcaaatttgtttaccgttttatattttgacaatagtggaatttttcattgctttattagactcaaaagtgtctgaaaacatcgaattccataatgaaacttcttggaAACTCGACAAACAGTTATGACggatcaaaaaatgacctaaagttagttgaaattttaaatttaccgacttgtcaatgtcgcagcggctggaaacatttttttttgaaatcaccgtcaaattttgagtatacaatgtaagTATCTTGCgatttcaacttcatttaggtattttaaagtcgatggacggagagatttttaaatttttttcaccaaatccCGCCGttcatcgactttaaaatacctaaatgaagttgaaaacgcaagatactTACATtgtataattaaaatttgacggtgatttcaaaaaaattgtttccggCCGCTtcgacattgacaagtcggtaaatttaaaatttcaactaactttaggtcattttttgatccgtcataactttttttgagaagtttcattatgaaactcgtttttttagacaattttgggtctaataaagaaatataaaaaattcgactactcACCTTTAAAATGTCTAAATATACCAACTTTAATAacttatttgattttcagctagATTTTTAGCTTCCAATCTATAAAATAGACAAGATCAATAatgttatttcaatttttcacagtaCTGTAGAATTGGTTCTGGAAAATCGcagataaaaatttattgataaacGTTTCTATCTCATATGTTACACAGACATCCCGGGACCCAAGGGGCGGTGGGCGGGAATAtacgatttgtgtcgatttacgacaTACTGGCAACGGGGAAAACTTTGTAAATCGGCACAAATCGTATCTTCCCGCCCTCGCCCCTTGGGTCCTGGgatgtctgtgtctcttcagCTGACTACACACTGGACAGGTAATATTGTCACCCTTTAGATTGGTCCCCTTCGACTGCATCGCTTATTGATTGTTTTCGAGCAATATAGACAACACACACTGCCCCTCAATAGATCCATTTGTGTCCATTTGGTCATTTATTTTGCGTCCATTCCCGTTTCTtcttatattttaaataatgactgaaaaaagttatattccGTTTCAACTCCTCCGTCTTCCAAAAAAAGCTCTCCATCGTGCAATCAAGCACATTAATGATATCGACTTGtgagttaattttgaaatttcctatgaaatttaatttgtttattgATGTGTTCAACTTTGAATACTTATTTTCTGATAACCAAAGAAAATACATACTTTCTAGACTAAAGCTCTTTAATAATTGTCTATTTATTAATTTCGCAAGCTTtattgtttttgcaaaatttgacaatataTATAGAAGCCATCAGCTCATAAGAATACCGACTTTCTGCCAAGGTGTCTCCTATTCTCCCATCATCGCTCGCgcacaaacatttttgttaacAAAGGCCGGCCTACTAATAACTCGTGATTCCACTAAATAGACTCGAAGTCGTTCTCACGGACAAAACACAAAGTAAGGCATGGATCATGTATTAGAAGTGTGACAcaagaaattaattaatcaGGATTGTAACTTGTGATGACTCTATTCACACTGTCCTGTTTTGGTAAATAACCAAAACGACGAAGTACCTTCTAACACTTTAAAGTTTATGTTATTACGTGTCCATGATTTTATGAGAACTGCTGCTCTCTCTTTTTCACACGCTCTCTCGCTAAAGGCGTTTTGCATAGGCGTTAGACAGCGTGCGAGAAAGAGAGACGCAGGCTGACTGCAAGGTTAGAATAGCACACAGGTTTATTGAAAGTTAAAACCAGAATAAGTCATATGAGAAGAAACGAGTTCAGTTCACTTTAGCCACGTGTCGATATAACCTTGAGTTTATAGAGTTCATCGGCCACgtcaataataaaaataaatacatgCAATTATTGTGTAGTCGATATCTACACAACAGTTTAATTCAACATTActtcaaatttagaattagTGTTAGTAATTTATTGGAGAATGAGcttccttttaaaaaattaacaccAATTTTAGAACTGCCTGCTATAAAAAAGTATGTTAGTATGTAAATGAGCAAATCTATGTATGTTAGTAAATTAGATTATAATGTGATTGAGCCATTTATTAGCAAAAGTTGGTAAATGAGACACTCAGTAAATAATCATGCTAGTAAGTGAGGGTTTGCCAAGTgtgtcgaaaaatgcaaaacaatgattgcatttttctacattgtGTGAATTAGTCCATTAGATATTTTTGTGGTTAGATAGAAGGCcgttaataatattttaacaGTCTTCTATATTTATAACTAGAATGACTCTCATACATAATAACCTCCTACATAGGGAGGCGGAGAACAACAGAGTACGCGGGGAGAAGATAGGTCACACTATGCCGGCAGAGAGGCCGCATCAACCTGTAGATAAAACATCTATTTAGTGTGCACAGGACCACACAACACAACATATCCCTACAGCTTTTTTGTTGCGCAACATCCATCAATGTCGagggtgtcggttttttgatgttttcaaaatatggaaaactaaactttttcgatttttggattttcgatttccctatatttcgaaaaaaaattttcgattttttaaaagttcgcttaaaattttggtcattgtttttcttcatagaataattttttatatttttctcacgaataaaaacaaaattagataagaaatcacaattattttttttggttaattttcagaacttttttcgattctttaaaacatcagaaatcgaaaaaacttgaaaaatagaaaaacgaaACCCAAAGTAAACCAAAACTGCAAAACGACGCtaacttgagaaaaaattggtatGTCAGTTGTCAGTCAGTTGAGCTATGTCCGAGTTTCAATTAATATCTGTTTTTCATCTCGGCGTGTGCCGCCAACTTCTTACAACTTCTTTACTTCTTTTTGTCTTTatgtccaaaaaaataaaagcattTATAAGGAGTAGGCAAGAGTTGGGTAAGCCTTGGGTACGACTAGGGTGAGCGAGTTTGCATTAGAATTGTTGAAGTTGGGTAAGACTTGGACAAACTCTGGCTTGCAACTCAAAAACAGGAGTTTGACAAAAGTTTTGTCAACCGATAAAAACAATCACCTgttagttttggaattttttttttgagtgaacGTTTTGCAATGTCTTGGGTGTTTTCTCTGATACGTTTAAGCGAACTTATCCAAACttgttaatattttcaaaaatcatttaaaaattttttaaccacAAAAAAGcctaagaaaaaaatatcgaaaaactgggaaaaaacAACACATTTTATTGAAGGGCCTATATAAAATGTTTGCTCTTAACTTTCCAGTTATTTCATCTGTTAGTATTCCTCTATTGTAGTATAGTACCCGACTACTTAACTTTGAAACGTTATTTCTcgatataagctgtcaaagttgatcAATgtggtgcaatactaatagagggaGTACGGTAACAGTGAGAATATATAACTATAGTTTGTAGGAACATTCTCCAGTtgtacatatttttaaattttgcagaatcAATTTGTCATTCACTTGCGAAGCTGCTAAAAGTCTTGTAACTTTGTTgatacaaactacaaattctACACATTTAATACATTTGGATATGCGCgaaggaaaaatttttatgagtGTGAACATGGATAACGATGTTTTGCTTGTATTTTGCTATAAAGACAACAAACCCATTCCAAACGGGATGTTTTCTAAAGGATTAATCAAATTAAAAGAtcttaaaactttaaatatacATGACACTGTCCTATTGTTGATATCAAATCAAGCAATTACTGAATGTGTTGGCCACATTCAAACCGTGCTCAATAAACGAAAAGTAGAAGAATTTTATATTACAGACAATATTACTTGTTctgaatcaatttttgtcgcattaaattcaatcaaatttgCACGGATTTGTGTGCGCCCTGGAAATAACTCGAGTTTTCGATTGTTTTACCGTGACGCTCTGAGAAAACTTCGTTTTCAAACCGACTGGATCGAAATGTGTTGCGATTCCTCAGTAGAATTTCGCGAAGTTTTGATACAAAATCTTTGTTTATTTTCTGCTGAGCTaccttttaaaatcaaattgaatGAGTTACTGGCCAttcaaagttctgaaattttcattgagtGGCCAATAAGTTCTGCTGACTTGAACATATTCCTGAAACACTGGATTTGTGGATTCAACAAAAGAGTGAAGTGTTGTTGGATTCAATTAGAAAACATTGAGGTCATGAATGAACAAGAGTTATTGACAACTTTATTGAAGAACATCAAGCATACTCGATCACCTCAAAATcgagttatcaatttttctctacaCAGTTTTCCCGAAATTCTAGTTCAAGGAGGAATTGATATTCAGAATGAAGATGGAAGAACAGCAACAATTTACTTTGATATTCCTAATGTATTTAAAATGTGTGTTTGGAACTGTTCCCTTTGATATCACGAATCAAGATACTTTTTCATTAATTATATTTCATTATTAGGGGTCtcaataagttccgggtcaaaattCGTATGTTTTTTCATGTTAGAAAAGGAATATAGTaccaatacatttttaaacgattttttctcaagatttttttgtacTCTTAAATTGTATACTTAGTTGgtagaaattaaaaagaagcgagatcggGCAGAAGCCTGAAAAGTGGCTCCGAGAGGAGGTggtcaaaacttttcaaaataccgTAAAATGAAAGACAATGTTTGATGacataaattcccacattttcagaaaaatctatatgccacgaaaaaagttttgaatttcgacccggaacttattgaCACTcctaatatatatatatgttttattgcatgtttttccatttcagGTTCAATAtcaataataatatttaagtaaaattttgcaatgaataatattttattagaacACTCATGTTTTGGAACACGAATAATTGAAGCTCTTGTTAGcagaatttttagatttctgtATTAGTTTCCGAAAGCTGCAAGGCGGGCAGATGAAGAATTTGAGTTCTACTCGGCAGTTTGGTTCTCCTTTCCCTCGtactttcttcaaatattcttCGCACTTCTTCGCCAACAATCGGCGGAGAAGTACGAAGAATAGAAGAAGAAAGTGCGAAAGGTAGATGAATCCCTCTGTGGTGAAAACGCGGCGGTTTGCGAAAAATGGACTATAAACGGAAGATAAGGATACCTCCttatctgtttttttaaatcttttttgatCTTAAATTGTTCATGCATTTTATTGTCAGAAAACAATTCCAGGTTAATTCataaataggaaaatattcaAGTAAGACATTTCTTTATTAcccagaattttgaaaatataaaaattttgatgaccaagttctgaaattatacGCTCTCAAGAATATTCCGAATGCCTGAATATCACATAATTCAACATACACCCTTATTCCAAGTAGCCATAGCAACAATACATTAACTCTATTCCTCTCATCTCTAACTATGCTCGGCCACCTGCTTCTTCTGCTTGTGCTCATGCATTGAAGTCGtatttttctttcgaaatGGCAGGAGtcgatgaagaagaagatagCCGTTATGTTTTAACAAATCGAGAATTTCGTAAAATCTACCGTGAAATTATGGGAGATACGAAGACTCAGGTCAACATTAAGCAAGCATATACGGTAACTTTGTCTAATAATAGTGGaaattctaacttttttgtagattttgaaTTGTTCCGGTAGAAATGTGACATCAGCTCATCTATTGAAACAGTGGGAGTTTCTTAAtggtaagtttttaatttttgaaattgaagtttcaatTAGGAGTCTCATGATGCCATGTCTTATAGTTAGAAAACatgaattcagattttctaattagaaatctttttttttttcagaaaaaatagctGTAGATCGTCTCTATGACATATACATAAAAGCCGAAGAAGTTGTGTTGGAAGGTCATGAATACGAGAAAGCAGTGAgaacaaaaacattgaaattggaTGACATTTTGGGTTCAGttgtgggttactgtagttgctctaggaattttgaaaattattaatttcagaaagatgGATCTCTTGTTAATAAACaatatctggaaattattattaatgAATTTACAAGAAGTGATGGATATGTTGATATTGGAGCATTACTCGATACGGCAACTCAATCTAAAGTTGATATTGTGAACAAGCTATTAGGTTCGtaggtttcaaaataaaaatgaaagcaaaaattttatttggagAGTTGGCGGT of Caenorhabditis elegans chromosome II contains these proteins:
- the T02G5.14 gene encoding F-box domain-containing protein (Confirmed by transcript evidence), producing the protein MTEKSYIPFQLLRLPKKALHRAIKHINDIDLINLSFTCEAAKSLVTLLIQTTNSTHLIHLDMREGKIFMSVNMDNDVLLVFCYKDNKPIPNGMFSKGLIKLKDLKTLNIHDTVLLLISNQAITECVGHIQTVLNKRKVEEFYITDNITCSESIFVALNSIKFARICVRPGNNSSFRLFYRDALRKLRFQTDWIEMCCDSSVEFREVLIQNLCLFSAELPFKIKLNELLAIQSSEIFIEWPISSADLNIFLKHWICGFNKRVKCCWIQLENIEVMNEQELLTTLLKNIKHTRSPQNRVINFSLHSFPEILVQGGIDIQNEDGRTATIYFDIPNVFKMCVWNCSL